From Chelatococcus sp. YT9, a single genomic window includes:
- the ilvC gene encoding ketol-acid reductoisomerase, producing MRVYYDRDADINLIKGKKVAIIGYGSQGHAHTLNLRDSGVKEIAVGLRKGSASAKKAEAEGLKVLEVAEAAKWADVVMMLTPDELQADIYRDHLHDNMKQGAALLFAHGLNVHFNLIEPRADLDVLMVAPKGPGHTVRSEYLRGGGVPTLIAIHQDATGNAHDLGLSYASANGGGRAGIIETTFKEECETDLFGEQAVLCGGTVELIRAGFETLVEAGYAPEMAYFECLHELKLIVDLIYEGGIANMNYSISNTAEYGEYVTGPRIINAETKAEMKRVLNDIQSGKFTRDWMLENKVNQASFKATRARNNAHQIEEVGEKLRAMMPWIKEKALVDKSKN from the coding sequence ATGCGCGTGTATTACGACCGTGACGCCGACATCAACCTCATCAAGGGGAAGAAGGTCGCGATCATCGGCTATGGTAGCCAGGGCCATGCCCATACGCTGAACCTCCGGGATTCCGGCGTGAAGGAAATCGCGGTCGGCCTGCGCAAGGGCTCGGCCAGCGCGAAGAAGGCTGAAGCCGAAGGCCTGAAGGTCCTCGAAGTCGCCGAGGCGGCGAAATGGGCCGACGTCGTCATGATGTTGACGCCGGACGAGTTGCAGGCCGATATCTACCGCGATCACCTGCACGACAACATGAAGCAGGGCGCAGCGCTTCTCTTTGCGCACGGCCTCAATGTCCATTTCAACCTGATCGAGCCGCGCGCTGACCTCGACGTGCTGATGGTCGCCCCGAAGGGTCCCGGCCACACCGTCCGTTCCGAATATCTGCGTGGCGGCGGCGTGCCCACCCTGATCGCCATCCATCAGGACGCGACCGGCAACGCCCATGACCTCGGCCTCTCCTACGCCTCAGCCAACGGTGGCGGCCGCGCCGGCATCATCGAGACGACCTTCAAGGAAGAATGCGAGACCGACCTGTTTGGCGAGCAGGCGGTTCTCTGTGGCGGCACGGTCGAGCTCATCCGCGCCGGCTTCGAGACGCTGGTCGAGGCGGGCTATGCCCCCGAGATGGCCTATTTCGAGTGCCTCCACGAGCTCAAGCTGATCGTCGACCTCATCTACGAGGGCGGCATCGCCAACATGAACTACTCCATCTCCAACACGGCCGAGTACGGCGAGTATGTCACGGGCCCGCGCATCATCAACGCGGAGACCAAGGCCGAGATGAAGCGCGTGCTCAACGACATCCAGTCCGGCAAGTTCACGCGCGATTGGATGCTGGAGAACAAGGTCAACCAGGCTTCGTTCAAGGCCACTCGCGCCCGTAACAACGCCCACCAGATCGAGGAAGTCGGCGAGAAGCTTCGCGCCATGATGCCCTGGATCAAGGAAAAGGCGCTGGTCGACAAGTCCAAGAACTGA
- a CDS encoding class I SAM-dependent methyltransferase yields MSNGWSESAAAWIADMGERGDFTREFVTDQPVLQLIDGRGYRNALDVGCGEGRFCRMLRERGIDAIGLDPTEGMLAEARRRDPGGDYRLGQAEALPFQDEMFDLVVSYLSLIDITDATAAIHEMARVLRPGGSLIIVNLNSFATAGTWEDPPLKSRFVIRDYLDERAEWVEWRGIRIRNWHRPLSSYMKPLIQAGLVLRHFDEPDTTGGPADRRARYRSIPYCHVMEWEKPA; encoded by the coding sequence ATGTCCAACGGATGGAGTGAATCTGCGGCTGCCTGGATCGCCGATATGGGAGAGCGTGGCGATTTCACCCGCGAGTTTGTGACCGACCAGCCGGTTCTCCAGTTGATCGACGGGCGAGGCTATCGCAACGCCCTCGATGTCGGCTGCGGCGAGGGACGTTTCTGCCGCATGCTGCGCGAGCGCGGCATCGATGCCATCGGCCTTGACCCGACCGAGGGGATGCTTGCTGAGGCAAGGCGCCGCGATCCCGGCGGCGACTATCGGCTTGGACAGGCCGAGGCGCTCCCGTTTCAGGACGAGATGTTCGATCTTGTCGTCAGCTATCTCTCGCTGATCGACATCACGGATGCGACAGCAGCTATCCACGAGATGGCAAGGGTGCTCCGCCCCGGTGGCAGCCTCATCATCGTCAACCTAAACAGCTTCGCGACCGCCGGCACCTGGGAGGATCCGCCTCTGAAAAGCCGCTTCGTGATCCGCGACTATCTCGACGAGCGCGCGGAATGGGTGGAATGGCGCGGCATCCGCATCCGGAACTGGCACCGGCCCCTGTCGAGCTATATGAAGCCTCTCATCCAGGCAGGCCTTGTCCTGCGTCATTTCGACGAGCCCGATACGACCGGCGGCCCTGCTGACAGGCGCGCCCGCTATCGCAGCATCCCTTATTGCCATGTCATGGAATGGGAGAAGCCGGCCTAA